From Chroococcidiopsis sp. TS-821, the proteins below share one genomic window:
- a CDS encoding rhodanese-like domain-containing protein, protein MSKLTHSKLARSEPIVIDLSPTEFTQLPNPPLLIDVRSFLEYFTGHAPNARNLSLPRILMGLSLTQWFLPQWFRELSKEQPIATICLTAHRSPIAAKKLADAGFTTVYNITGGMIEWQRSGLKTTKVRVQAN, encoded by the coding sequence ATGTCCAAACTGACTCATTCCAAACTTGCTCGTTCTGAGCCAATTGTAATTGACCTGTCTCCCACAGAATTTACTCAGTTGCCGAATCCACCATTACTCATCGATGTTCGCAGTTTCTTGGAGTACTTCACGGGTCATGCACCCAATGCCCGTAATTTAAGCTTGCCACGAATTTTAATGGGCTTGAGCCTAACGCAGTGGTTTTTGCCCCAGTGGTTTCGAGAACTCTCGAAAGAGCAACCCATAGCCACGATCTGCTTAACAGCACATCGTAGCCCGATCGCAGCAAAAAAGCTTGCAGATGCAGGATTCACGACAGTCTATAACATTACAGGGGGCATGATCGAATGGCAACGATCGGGTCTGAAGACAACAAAAGTGAGAGTTCAAGCGAATTAA